A window of the Vanessa cardui chromosome 12, ilVanCard2.1, whole genome shotgun sequence genome harbors these coding sequences:
- the LOC124534219 gene encoding transmembrane protein 222, whose amino-acid sequence MNSDQSPGSPIDLSDREQAVLMDPIDHSRARYPYCIVWTPIPVLTWIFPFLGHMGICMSNGVIRDFAGPYFVSEDLMAFGNPTKYWQLSPKRANNGQAGWDAAVAESSEIYKKRMHIIFYDNCHSHVATALNIMNYNGCKNWNMVKLALYMIPYSKYVSFGAFMKTWLPFFIIVAFICGLAAII is encoded by the exons atgaataGTGATCAAAGTCCTGGTAGTCCTATTGACTTGAGTGATCGTGAGCAAGCAGTACTTATGGATCCCATTGATCATTCCCGAGCCCGATACCCCTACTGCATTGTTTGGACGCCTATCCCAGTTTTAAC ATGGATATTTCCCTTTCTTGGACACATGGGTATTTGCATGTCAAATGGAGTGATACGCGACTTTGCTGGTCCGTACTTTGTGTCAGAAGATCTCATGGCTTTTGGGAACCCCACTAAGTACTGGCAGCTGTCACCAAAGAGAGCAAATAATGGACAAGCAGGCTGGGATGCAGCTGTTGCAGAATCATCAGAGATATACAAAAAAAGGATG catATAATATTCTATGATAATTGCCACTCACATGTAGCTACAGCTCTAAATATCATGAACTACAATGGCTGCAAGAACTGGAATATGGTTAAACTTGCTCTCTACATGATACCATACTCAAAATATGTAAG cttCGGGGCATTTATGAAGACATGGTTACCCTTTTTCATTATTGTTGCATTTATATGTGGTTTGGCTGCGATTATCTAA